The window CGGTCAGGTTGTCGCGCCGGATCGAGCCTTCCTTGACGAGGCCGCCGATGCGGAATGCGCGGTCCTTTGGCGACTTGCCGGCGGCGACTTCGCTGGGCGTCACATAGAGCGCGATGTTGCTGTCCAGCGCGTTGAGCACGAAGGCGGCGGCCAGCCCGATGGCGGCCAGGCCGCCCACGATGAGGGCGGCGCGTTTATGGCGGGGTTTCATTGGTTGTCCAGTTGTTCGGCGATGCGTTCCCGGCGAAGGCTGCCGAGAATCGTTTTTCGACGCCGGCCGGCCGCGAATGGTTCCACAACCATCAGAAGCAGGCAAGCGCCGAAGCTGCCCCAGACGTAGAAGGCATGGCCGCCCATGGCGAAGAACGCCGCCGGTGATTCCCAGGTCACGATT is drawn from Candidatus Nitricoxidivorans perseverans and contains these coding sequences:
- the ccmD gene encoding heme exporter protein CcmD, which translates into the protein MTWESPAAFFAMGGHAFYVWGSFGACLLLMVVEPFAAGRRRKTILGSLRRERIAEQLDNQ